CCCACCATCATCTGGAACTGACCTGATTCCTCAGAGTTGCCGACGAACAGACCCCGGCTTTTCGAGGCGCGCTAGATATGCTCGCCAGAGGTGATTTGACCTGGCGAGCCGAGAGACCCGAATCCTCGTCATCTTCGACACATGAGGCTCCGGGCCGGTTCAACAAAGCGGCCTATTGCCGGCGGTGACGGCGGGGCAATGCCTCTATCATATACGCCTCGCCGGGTGGGGATTTCACGCTTCAAATAGACCGCCCGTCTCAAGAACGATTCTTCCGAGGTCTTTGCATCAAGTTGGTCACTTGAACCGAACAGAGCGCCTGACCCAGTGCTCAATTTATGAGCGCACTGCTCAAATTCCAATGCCCCCCTGCGTCATTTTCTAGTTCCCTTGACTTGGATTGGCCCAGGAAATCGTGGTTCCTGCCCATGTCCCGACTTGGCACGGGGCATGCTTATTCCACGACGTGGTCGTGCTTGAGGCGCAGAGAGGAGTCCGCAAGTTTCTTATCGGCAAGCAGAGCGGGAACCATGTGTATGGGGGTACGAATGTGGATATCCATTCCTTTCCCGATCGCTACGGCCTGAGTCAGATGAAATGGTTTTGCCCAAGTGGCCTGAAAGACGGGCTTACAGATTCGGACACTTTTTGACCCTCTGTTTGCAGGTGAATATACTCATGTGTGAATGTGCGAGGAGAATTGTCCTGATTCGTGAGCCGAATGCGGGCAATTTGCGGCCGTGCGAGTTGCGATTCTTGAAGCAGGTTCATAGACTGTTATTGAAGCGCAAGGGGGCGTGAAGTCCCGGGTCTACCGTCGGCAGGGGGCATATGATGGTGACGCTTGAAGACCTTACTCCGGGGACTGCCGTACGCGGCATTGTCCCGGGTAGAATTGTAACCATCGAGGCGGTGAAGTGGATCGGGGACAGCGTCATCGAGGTCACCCACAAAGACTCGCAAGGCAACCTTGGCAACCAGCTACTGTACAGGGATCAAGAACCCAGCCTGGAAGTCGTGGAGCAAGGCCGCCCTTGGAGCTTTGATGGAGACGGCGAACTCCTCAAGCTGGTCTCTGAAGCATACCGAATCCGGCTGGCTTACCTGTTTGACCCGCTGCTCGCGGTCCATACGTCTATCATCGAACCGTTGCCCCACCAGATCACGGCGGTCTACCAGGAAATGTTACCGCGCCAACCATTGCGTTTTCTGCTTGCCGACGATCCGGGCGCGGGCAAGACCATTATGGCCGGGCTGTTCATCAAGGAACTGCTGATCCGCGGCGACCTGAAACGCTGCCTCATCGTCTGCCCGGGTAACCTGGTGGAGCAGTGGCAGGACGAGCTGTACCGGAAGTTCCACCTGCCCTTCGAGATCATGACGAACGAGGGCTTGAATGCAGCACGGACGGGCAACTGGTTCCTGGAAACGCCCCTGGCGATCTGCCGTCTCGACAAGCTCAGCCGGAATGAGGACATCAAGGCCAAGCTGGAAACGACCGACTGGGACCTGGTGGTCTGCGACGAAGCGCACAAGATGTCGGCCTCCTTTTTCTCGGGAGAGGTCAAGGCGACCAAGCGGTACAATCTTGGAAAGCTCCTCTCCGGCGTGGCGCGCCATTTTCTCCTGCTCACGGCGACCCCTCACAACGGCAAAGAGGAAGATTTCCAGCTGTTCATGGCGTTACTGGACGGCGACCGCTTCGAAGGCAAGTTCCGTGATGGGGTGCATGTCGTCGATGCCTCCGACCTTATGCGCCGCCTGGTCAAGGAGCAGCTCCTGAAGTTTGACGGCAGGCCCCTGTTCCCGGAACGCCGGGCATACACGGTTCAATACCGATTATCGGCTGCGGAGGCGCATCTCTACGCAGAGGTCACGGAGTACGTCAAGCAGGAGTTCAATCGCGCCGACAAGCTGGGTGACGACAGCCGGAAAGGGACGGTCGGCTTCGCGTTGACGATCCTGCAGCGGCGACTGGCCTCCTCCCCGGAGGCGATCTACCAGTCACTCCGGCGCAGACGCGAGCGTCTGGAAAAACGCCTGCGCGAGGAAGAACTCCTGAAGAGAGGGGCCGAGGTTGCATTGACTCCCGGCGCCAAGGCCCGGGAACTGACGGAAGAGGACCTTGAGGAACTCGATGATGCGCCCGACGCGGAGGTAGAAGCCCTGGAGGATGAAGTCGTCGACCTCGCCACGGCAGCGCAGACTATCGCGGAGTTAAAGGCGGAGATCGATACCCTCGTTCGGCTCGAGAAGCTGGCCCAGGAGGTCAGGCGAAGCGGCACGGACCGGAAGTGGGACGAACTTTCCAGGCTGCTGCAGAACAAGGCGGAGATGTTCGACGCGCAGGGCCATCGCCGCAAACTGGTAATCTTCACCGAGCACCGGGACACGCTCAAGTACCTCACCCAACGGATCCGCACGCTCCTGGGCCAGGATGAGGCCGTCGTGAATATTCAGGGCGGCATGCTGCGGGAAGAACGGCGCAAGGCGCAGGAGTCTTTCACCCAGGACAAGAACGTGCAGATACTGGTGGCCACGGATGCCGCGGGCGAGGGCATCAATCTTCAGCGTGCCCATCTGATGGTGAATTACGACCTCCCCTGGAACCCCAATCGATTGGAGCAGCGTTTCGGCCGCATCCACCGCATCGGACAGACGGAAGTGTGCCATATGTGGAACCTCGTGGCCGACGAAACGCGCGAAGGCGATGTCTACCGCAAGCTCCTTCTCAAGCTCGAACAGGAACGGGAAGCCTTGGGCGGCCAGGTGTTCGACGTGCTCGGGCAGATCACGTTCGAGAACCGTTCCCTGCGCTCCTTACTGGTGGAAGCCATCCGGTACGGCGACCTGCCCGAAGTCAAGGCACGGCTGGAAAGGGTCATCGAAAACGCGCTTGATTACACGAAGCTCAAGGAGCTCATTGACAGCCGCGCGCTGGTGCGCGACGCCATGGACGTCGCGCAGGTCTACAAGATCCGGGAGGAGATGGAACGCGCGGAAGCCCGCAAGCTGCAGCCCCACTTCATTCAGTCCTTCTTCCTGGAAGCCTTCCGGCAACTGGGCGGCAAAATACACGAACGCGAGACGAAGCGGTTTGAGATTACGCACGTGCCGGGCAAGGTGCGCGACCGCGATCGCCTGATCGGCACCGGTGAGCCCGTCCTGAAGAGTTACGAGCGGGTCACCTTCGAGAAGAATCTCATGCAGGTTCCCGGAAAGCCGCTGGCGTCTTTCTTATGCCCCGGCCATGCGTTGATGGATGCGGTTGTCGATCTCATTCTGGAGCGCCACCGCGACCTCCTCCGCCAGGGGGCGGTACTCGTCGACCCCAACGACGAGAGCCGGAATGTGCGCGCCCTTCTCTACATCGAGCACGCCATCCAGGATGCCCGCCTGAACCAGTCCGGAGGC
The sequence above is drawn from the Candidatus Hydrogenedentota bacterium genome and encodes:
- a CDS encoding helicase-related protein yields the protein MVTLEDLTPGTAVRGIVPGRIVTIEAVKWIGDSVIEVTHKDSQGNLGNQLLYRDQEPSLEVVEQGRPWSFDGDGELLKLVSEAYRIRLAYLFDPLLAVHTSIIEPLPHQITAVYQEMLPRQPLRFLLADDPGAGKTIMAGLFIKELLIRGDLKRCLIVCPGNLVEQWQDELYRKFHLPFEIMTNEGLNAARTGNWFLETPLAICRLDKLSRNEDIKAKLETTDWDLVVCDEAHKMSASFFSGEVKATKRYNLGKLLSGVARHFLLLTATPHNGKEEDFQLFMALLDGDRFEGKFRDGVHVVDASDLMRRLVKEQLLKFDGRPLFPERRAYTVQYRLSAAEAHLYAEVTEYVKQEFNRADKLGDDSRKGTVGFALTILQRRLASSPEAIYQSLRRRRERLEKRLREEELLKRGAEVALTPGAKARELTEEDLEELDDAPDAEVEALEDEVVDLATAAQTIAELKAEIDTLVRLEKLAQEVRRSGTDRKWDELSRLLQNKAEMFDAQGHRRKLVIFTEHRDTLKYLTQRIRTLLGQDEAVVNIQGGMLREERRKAQESFTQDKNVQILVATDAAGEGINLQRAHLMVNYDLPWNPNRLEQRFGRIHRIGQTEVCHMWNLVADETREGDVYRKLLLKLEQEREALGGQVFDVLGQITFENRSLRSLLVEAIRYGDLPEVKARLERVIENALDYTKLKELIDSRALVRDAMDVAQVYKIREEMERAEARKLQPHFIQSFFLEAFRQLGGKIHERETKRFEITHVPGKVRDRDRLIGTGEPVLKSYERVTFEKNLMQVPGKPLASFLCPGHALMDAVVDLILERHRDLLRQGAVLVDPNDESRNVRALLYIEHAIQDARLNQSGGQRVVSKQMQFVEMDSEGRATKAGYAPYLDYRAPAEDELSVANPLLEQSWLSRNLETEALRYAVTQLVPAHIQEVRQRKEAMIDKTLEQVKARLTAEINYWDHRAQELKAQEAAGKQPRMNSQKAQERADELAARLRKRLEELEQERHISPAPPVVIGGVLVVPEGLLEELKGSDARAAAELAEEKKKVESAAMAAVMEAERRLGNEPRDVSSENCGYDIESVIPNGGGKLRFIEVKGRWADADTVTVTKNEILTALNKPDDFILALVKVDGEVAQVCYVRKPFTSPPDFGATSVNYRIDALMENAEEL